The Thermodesulfovibrionales bacterium genomic sequence GCAGACAGGACGCTTTTCTTTGACTTTCTTCCAATAGAACTTGGCAGAATAAAAGATTTTACCCTCAGATTTCAGCTCTATACAGTTCCAGGACAGGTAAGATATAACTCAACAAGAAAGCTGGTCCTTAAGGGTGCTGATGCAGTTGTGTTTGTTGCTGACTCCCAGCGGCAGATGAGAGAACAGAACATAGAAAGCTTCCAGAACATGAGGGAGAATCTTATTGAAAATAATATTGACCCTGATGATATTCCAGTTGTCCTTCAGTACAATAAAAGAGACCTGCCAGATATATTATCGGTTCAGGAACTTAATAATGACCTAAATCTTAGATGGTATCCATACATTGAAGCAGTGGCAATTAATGGAACTGGTGTCAAGGAGACCTTTCAGGCGGTAACAGAACTACTCATTAAACACCTTTCAAAAAAATACTCTATTAAAATGAAAGAGGCCGGAATTATAGAAGTAACTCCGCCAGTACAAGCAAAAGAAGGTCCAGCTCTTACTGAAGAGAAAAGAGCCCCAGCGATTGATTCCCATTCCATAATAGAAGATATTTATACAGAACTCAAAAGACTGTCTGAGAGGATAGAAAAGATTGAAAAGATAGTCATTGAAAAAAATCAAAAGGCTCTCACTTCTGAAAGCATCGAGAGTCAATTAATTCAGATACAGAAAAATCTTTCAGAACTTTATAAATCCCATAGGGATATGATAATCCAGTTAAGAACTGTATATGACATCCTGAGCAAGGCTAGACTTGAAAAAAAGGGTATATTTTTCTAACCATGGATGTATCAGATTTTTTCTTAAAACTTCTTGTAATTCTTCTCAGCGCAAAACTATTTGCAGAGTTATTCGCCTTAATGAACCTTCCTACTGTTCTCGGAGAGGTTGTAGCAGGAATAATAATAGGGCCGAGCCTTCTTGGAATAATCGTCCCTGATGCAACATTTTATCTCCTTGCTGAAATAGGAATCCTTCTTCTTCTCTTTGAGGTTGGACTAGAAACAGATGTAGGTCAACTTGTTAAAGTAGGTCTTCAATCATCGCTCGTTGCTCTTACGGGTGTACTGCTGCCAGCCCTTGCCGGCTTCTGGATAAGCAATCAAATCTTTCATCTTCCATTTATTGTATCTCTTTTTATCGGAGGAACTCTGGTGGCAACAAGCATCGGTATTACTGTTAGAGTGCTTGTTGATCTTAAAAAACAACATACAAAGATTGCAAAGATCGTTCTGGGTGCCGCTGTTCTCGATGATATTGCCGGTGTTATAATACTGGCTGTGCTTTATGATTTCGCTGTCACTGGAAAGATTGAGATTATCAATACTGCAAAGGTAATGGGATTCATTACAGTCTTTTTATTAATTGCACCTTTGTTTACGAAGCTTCTTGTTCCAGTTATATCAAGACTTTCCTCCATAAGCAGGACAAAGGGTATGATACCAACTATTATCGTCTCCCTGATTCTCGGGCTCGCGGTCATATCCCATGGTGTTGGAGCTCCTGAAATACTCGGCTCATTTGCAGCAGGAATTGCCCTTGCAAGAAGATTCTTTCTTCCACTTGGTGCTACAATAGAACATTACAGCCATGAGCTTGCAGAAAGAATAGAGGTGAATATGAAGCCAATTATAGACCTCTTTGTACCTGTGTTTTTTGTAATAGTTGGTGCATCAATTAATTTAAAGGTGATTGACTTTACATCTCCCCTCTTCTGGCAGATAGCCCTGTTACTTACTCTTGGAGCAGTTACAGGCAAGATGTTGAGCGGCATATGGGTCAGAGGGGGGATCAAAGCAAAGCTTTCCACCGGAATCGCAATGGTTCCAAGAGGAGAGGTTGGCTTAATATTTGCAGAGGTTGGTAAAAAAAGTGGAATATTTGACGACACCATTTATGCGGTAATGGTATTCGTGGTTGCCCTGACAACTTTATTTGCACCATTATTATTAAGGTATTCAATGAAAGGAGAGAAATAAAATTGAATTAAGACAATTTAATTTAAATTTTATTAAGAGACCCTGGCTGCTAGATAATGTCTTTCTGAATGCATTATTTCTTGCCTGTAAAAAGCCTTGAGCTTCAGATAAAGTTCTGATAGCTCTTTTTCAGGCTCAGAATCCCAGACAATTCCACAGCCAGTATAATAGGATAATCTATCACTGCTACCTATAGCAGTCCTTATAAGGACAGAGAGGACAAAATCTCCATCTGACCTGAGCATACCACCGCAGCCACAGTAATAACTCCTTGGATGTGGCTCAAGACACTCTATCACCTCAACAGCCTTTTTCTTAGGCGCACCAGTGACAGAGGCAGGCGGAAAGGTTGCCTTTATTATATTAATAAAATCGCTTTTTGTAACTGCCTCCACTGTTGAATGCATCTGAAAAAGGGTACGGTATTCGGTAATCTTAAAGAGCTCTGTAACCCTGACGCTTCCGGGTTCGGCAATCATGCCAAGGTCATTTCTCATCATATCAGTAATCATTAGGTTTTCTGCCCTGTCCTTTTCACTATGAATAAGCTCCCGGGCTGAACTGGCTGTACCCTTGATTGGTTTGCTCCTGATGACCTTTTCCTGCTTTTCAAGAAATAACTCCATAGATCCTGAAATTATATAGAAATCTCCTGTATGGAGGTAAAATGAATAGGGAACAGGCTGGTTAAGATGAAAATTGTAGAATAATGATTCAGGAGCTCCATTAAATTTAAAATCAAATCTATTGGTAAGGTTTATCTGGTAAATTGTACCATCTGAAATCAGTTCCTTAATCTTAATAACCCTCTCCTTAAAAGCATGATCCTCAAGTGTAAGAGAAAGAAGATTTAAAAAATAAGGTGATATAACAGGCAGGACCTCCTCAGGATCACCTATCTCTATAAGTATTATTGGAGGTAAAATAGATTTTTTTATCTTCAAATCAAGAAGTTCAGATGTAAGGTCATAGGAAATAATTATAAAATACTCTCTTCCCCTGAAAAGCAGTCTTCTTAATTCTTCGAGATCTGTCAAAAAAAATATTTTTTTTGCTCTGAGCCTGTAAAAAGTATCACCACTCTTACCGAGCCACCTTCCGTTAACAATCAGGACCATTCCCTGTTCTCCTCCTCAATTATCCTGTTGAACTCATCGATTATTTCATGGGCTACCGGAAATTCAATGTCCATAAAACCTGTAACCGGAACGGCACCGGATATGCTGTTTGTAATTATTAGAAAATCAGCATCCATGAGCTCCTGAATGCCAGCTCTGACCTCTTTTATATCAAATCTCTCCATCAATGCACTCAATGTGGTTCCCCTGAGAAGCCCGCATTCAATGGCAGGTGTCATGAAAATTCCATCTTTTATTATTATAATATTTGAAGATGAACATTCTGTAACTTCATCTCTTTCATTTAATATAACAGCATCATCAAATCCCTCTGTTACTGCCTTTCTCTTTACAAGTATATTGAAAAGATAGTTAATGGTTTTGTGATATACAAGCGGATCTCTTGAATTCCTTCTGAAAGGAGAGAGTGTGAGCCTAACGTTCTTAAGTCTTCTGTATGGCTTTACAATCACCATAATTTTATAATTATCAGGAAGGACATCATATCTGGTATCTCCTGAAGAGAAAAGGCAGAATTTCACATAAAGATCTCTTTTTCCGCCTGTCTCTCTTTCTATTTTTTCAAAAAACTCCTCAAAGGATGGACAGGGAATCTTTAAAAAATCTGCTGAATTTCTCAGTCTTCTATAGTGTCTCAGAAGTTTTTCTGTCTTTCCTCTCCAGAGGATGGTCTCGAAGACTCCTTCTCCATAAAGAAGTGTCCTCCACGGTATGGATGAGAGGTCAATCATCCTGTTGCCATCAGGTCAAGAAGAACAAGCCTCAAGGCCTTAAGCGGATCTTCCTCGCGCATTATAGCCCTGCCAAGAACAATATAGTCTGCTCCGGCCCTGAACGCCTCTCGCGGTGTTACAGTCCTATTCTGATCATCAGGTGGATTCCATGACATTCTTATTCCAGGGACAACAACAAGAAAATTTTTGCCGCAGTGATTCTTTATAGTTTCTATTTCCTGACCTGAAGCCACTACACCATCAAGTCCAGCGTTAAAGGCAAGCCTTGAAAGGTGTTTTACATGGGTACGTATGCTGTGGGGTATGCAGAGCTCGTTTCTTACAGCCTCGGGACTCAAACTCGTAAGAAGGGTTACACCTATTAACCTTGGCCTCGGAAGATTTTCCTTAAGACAGGTTTCAACGACTGTATCCCTTGTCCGCCTCATCATCTCAAGACCGCCTGATGCATGCATGTTTAACATAAAAACTCCCAGTCTTGTAGCTATCTTAGCGGTTCTGCTAACAGTATTTGGGATATCATGAAGCTTTAGGTCAAGAAAGACCTTTTTGCCTCTCTTTATTATGTTCTGAACAATATCCGGTCCTCCTGCAGCAAATAACTCAAGTCCTACCTTAAATATCTCTATATCCTCTGAAAATCTGTCGACAAGTTGAAGGGCATATTCTGGCTCATAGGTATCTAGGGCAAGTATTATACGCTCTTTAACCAGCATATCAGACCTTTGGAAGTGTTATACCTTTCTGGGACTGGTACTTACCTGTTTTGTCGGCATAGGATACTTCACAGACTTCTATCCCTTTAAGAAATATGAGCTGTGCAATGCCTTCATTGGCATAAATCTTTGCTGGAAGAGGTGTTGTATTTGATATCTCAATGGTTACATGCCCTTCCCATTCAGGCTCAAGGGGTGTGACATTGACCACAAGACCGCACCTTGCGTATGTAGATTTTCCAAGACATATTACTATTACATCCCTCGGAATTCTGAAGTACTCAACAGAGTATCCAAGAACAAAAGAATTGGGAGGTATTATGCAAACATCACCTTTGAAGTCAACAAGGCTTCTGGAATCAAAATTCTTTGGATCGACAACTGTGGCATTTATGTTTGTGAATATCTTAAATTCATCAGCTATCCTCATGTCATAACCGTAAGAGCTTATTCCATAAGAGATTACCCCTTCTCTGACCTGTTCAGGGCTGAAGGGTTCTATCATTCCTTTCTTAGCCATCTCCCTTATCCATCTGTCGTTCATAACCATGAAGAATCCTCCAAAAGCTATTGTTTTATCTTAAGAAGTTTGTATTCAATGCTATCAACAAGGGCCTGCCAGGATGCCTCAATTATATTCTCTGATACACCTACCGTACCCCATCTTTCATGCTCATCACCTGATTCAATGAGGACCCTCACCTTAGCTGCGGTTCCTTTTCCTGGCTGTAGGACCCTGACCTTGTAATCGTGCAGTTTTACATTTTTTAGGGCTGGATAAAATCTCTCAAGCGCCTTTCTGAGAGCATTGTCAAGGGCGTTTACCGGTCCATCTCCTGTTGCAGCTGTATGTTCTATATGACCGGCTACTTTAACCATTATGGTTGCCTCGCTGAAGGGTTCACTTCCATCCTTTCTCTTCTCCACTATTACCCTGAATCCAAGTAGTTCAAAAAATTTTCTGTAAAGCCCGAGATGCTTTTTCATAAGGAGTTCAAAGGATGCCTCTGCTGCCTCAAACTGGAATCCCTGATTCTCAAGCTCCTTGAGTGTTGATAGGAGGTCTTTCAATTCAGGTGAATCAGTATTAAGCCTTATGCCGAATTCCTGTGCCTTTCTTATAATATTGCTCTTTCCTGCCAGGTCACTGAGAAGCACCCTCTGAGAATTTCCAACAAGCTCTGGCCTTATATGTTCATAGGTCTCAGGATTCTTTAGTATGGCACTTACATGAACCCCGGCCTTATGAGCAAAAGCGCTGTCTCCAACAAAGGGCTGACGCTTGAAATGTCTCAAATTGGCTATCTCGTTGACAAATCTTGAGACATCCCTTAGTTTTCTGAGGTTTTCATCAGAAAGACATCTGTAGCCAAGCTTTATCTGGAGATTGGGTATTACGGAGCAGAGATTGGCATTTCCGCACCTTTCACCAAGTCCGTTTATCGTTCCCTGAACCTGTACTGCTCCTTCCTGAACAGCAATAATTGAGTTGGAGACAGCACAGTCAGAATCATTATGGGCATGAATTCCAATAGGTATTTTTATCTCTTTCTTAACAGCCCTTACGATCTCTGCTATCTCACCAGGAAGGCTGCCTCCATTTGTATCGCACAGTATAATCCTGTCTGCTCCCGCAGATTCTGCTTCCTTAATACATTTAAGAGCATAATCAGGATTCCTCTTATATCCATCAAAGAAATGTTCTGCATCAAAAAATACAAGTGGCACCCTTTTTTTAAGATAGCTTATTGAATCAAAAATGAGTTTCAGATTCTCATCTAAAGTGCACCTCAGTGCCTCCTTTACATGGAAATCCCAGGTTTTCCCAAATATGGTAATGACCTCAGTGGAAGCCTCAAGAAGCTCCTTCATAAGGGCATCCTCAGATGGTCTGTGCCTTGGTCTGCAGGTACTTCCAAAGGCAACGAGCTTTGAATTCTTCAATTTAAGCTTCTTTGCCTTTTTGAAAAACTCTGTCTCTCTGGGATTAGAACCGGGCCAGCCACCTTCAATAAAAGGAATTCCGAATTCATCAAGCTTCTCAGTAATACGGAGCTTATCTTCTACAGAAAAGGATACATCCTCAGATTGTGCACCGTCTCTGAGAGTTGTATCGTATATCTCAATCCTCTTCATAGGTTCGCTGCCTTTCCTAGCTCAAAGGCTTCATGTAGAACCCTTACAGCAAGCTCTGTATATTTTGCTTCAATAAGACAGGAGACCTTTATTTCTGATGTACTTATTGCCATTATATTTATACCATGATTTGCTAATGTCTCAAACATCTTTGCCGCTACACCAGAATGTGTTCTCATACCAACTCCCACAATAGAGACCTTTGCGATATCCTCTCTCATATCAACGCCCTGTGCACCCAGCTCCTTTGCTATACCCTCAGTTATGGCTAGTGCTTTTTTAGCATCTGTTTTGGGTACGGTAAAGGAAATATCTGCTGCCTTTCCATCACTTGATACATTCTGAACAATCATGTCTACAACTATATTGGCATCTGCTATTGCTTTAAAAAGTTTTGCTGCAATACCTGGTCTGTCAGGAACAGCCTTAATAGTAATCTTTGATTGATTCTTGTCATAGGCAACGCCTGATACCACAACCTTTTCCATATCTTTATCCTCCTTTGTTACAAGTGTCCCAGGATTGTCGTTAAAACTTGACCTAACTACAACAGGCACATTGTATTTCATGGCAAACTCCACAGATCTTGTCTGGAGCACCTTTGCTCCGAGACTTGCAAGTTCAAGCATCTCTTCATAGGAAATTCTGTCAAGCTTCCTTGCCTCAGGAACTATATTTGGATCAGTTGTGTAAACTCCATCAACATCTGTGTATATCTCACAGAGGTCTGCATTGAGTGCAGCAGCAATAGCTACAGCAGTTAGGTCAGAACCACCTCTTCCAAGTGTGGTAACATCATCGTTCTCGGTTATCCCTTGGAATCCAGCAACGACCACTATATAACCCTCGTCAAGGGCCTTTTTTGCCCTGTCTGCCTCAATTCTTTCAATCCTTGCCTTTGTGTGAACCGGCTCTGTTATGATACCCATCTGTCTTCCTGTTAGTGCGATAGCTTTTTTACCTAGCGCCTGGATAGCCATAGCTGTTAGGGCAGTGGTTATCCTCTCACCGGATGAAAGCAGGAGATCCATCTCTCTATCACTTGGAGAATCAGAGACCTCATGGGCAAGTTTTATGAGCTTGTCTGTCTCACCAGCCATTGCGGAGACAACCACAACAATCCTGTGTCCCTCATCGGCAGTTCTAACCACTCGCCTGGCCACCGACTTTATCCTTTCAACACTGGCAACAGATGTTCCGCCATACTTCTGGACAATGAGCATATTCACGTTCTCCTTTTAAAAGAGTTTTATCTATTTTACAATAAATTAATCCAGATAGATAAACACCTTAAGCCATCCCTTGCCTAATTGTGTTAAGAGGAGGATGTAAAAAGTTTATAATTCCGAAAAGGATAAAAATCTTAAATCAAGATAATTCCATAATAGTAGCAGCAGAGCTCGTTATCGAGGTCATTTATGAAAGTCCGCTCTATACCATCTTCAAAAATGATTCTAACAAAGCAGAATCCACCTTCGAGAATAGAATGTCTTTCTTCAATGACCTCTCCGACACCCCATTCATGATTCTTTCTGTGTCTTACCCTGTCTCCAACTCTAAGGTACAGTCTCAAATAATCCTCCTTCTTAAAAATACCATAACAGAGAGACTAAACGCTATACCTGAAAATGGAGCAATATGTTCTTGAGTTTAGAGCATCCCTTTAGATTAGAATTATGGATATCAAACTTTTGAAACCGAAAGCTTCAGATATATGAGATCCTGTCTTTTTTCTTTCTATCAGAATCAGGAGAGGAAGGCTTTTCCTGGAAAGGATTTTTTCTGGTAGTTCTTTTTAAGCTTTCTATTCTCTTTGATACATCCCTGAAGGAAGAATCTATACCGTAAACTTCCATGAATAAATCATAGGCCTTTTCAGTATCACCATCCTTCTCATAAACATCAGCAAGCTCGTATTTCATGGCAAGATATTCCTCTGCCTTTCTGTCAAGCCCTCTTAAAGCCTCCTCAAGGGTCTCTATTGCAAGTTTATTGAAACCTTTCTCTTTATAACAAAGGGCAAGCATGCTCATGGATGGTATGAACCGTGCAGGATCTCTCCTTGAAAGCTGAAATTCTTTTATTGCATCATCTATAAAACCCATCTCCTTATAGGCAATACCAAGATTGTAATGAGTCTCAGAATCCTCTTCCTTAACCTGAGCCTCGAGACCCTTTTTAAACTCTTCAAATATATCCATTACTGAATCTGTAAGCTCTGGTTCTTTCTCTTCAATAATTTCTTCTGGTAATAAAGCCTCTGTCAGATTTATAAGCTCGGGCTCAAGCTCTTGAGAAAGGGATGGTGCAGAAATAGAAGACTCTTCCTTAATCCCGGGCTTAAAAGAGCTCTGCATCCTGAGGAGACTTTCAATCTTTTCCGCAATTTCCTCATCTTCCGGAAAAATGTTCTGCAGTTTTCTGTAAAGCTTAAGAGCTTCATCCATTAGACCCTGTTTTTCATAAAACTCTGCCTCAGTGAAGGCTTCGATATATTCATCCCTTAAAGGCTTTTCTCTTTCTACTCTTTCAGCAAGACTTTCTTTAGAAATCTCTTCTTCCAGCTCCGGACTTCCTGTTCCGATAGACTCTGTGAATACCACCAGTCTTGGATCATCAGGATTAATAGAAAGGGCCTCTCTCCTGTATTCCTCTGCCTCATCCATCATACCCTGCCTTCTATATATCTCACTTAGGGCAAGACATTCTGTTACAGCCATTTCTCTATCACCGATCTCTATGTAAAGCTGTTTGAGTTTCAGATGCACCTCAGGTTCCTGAGGATACTGAACTTTAAGTGCCTCCAGCCTCTTTCTTGCCTCTTCATATACTCCAAATTTAAGGTATATATCAGCCTCCTGAAGAAGTTCTTCAAAACCCTTCTCTTCTGTCCTGACTTTAATAACCTCAACCTCCTCTGAAGGTGTCTCAATCTCAAGTAGTTTTGTCCTTACATAAGGATCATCGGGCCTGATGGTCTGGGCCTCTCTATAACAATTTAAAGCCTCCGCAGTCATGCCAGAACTTAAATAAAAATCACCAAGATTTACAAGCTCCTCAAAGGCTTTATCAATATTTCCTGTGTCTCTGTATATAACAATTAATTTTCTCGTGCATTCTGCTGGCTCTATATCTTTAAGTTCTTCAAGAATTGATATTATTCCATTTCTGTCAAAAGAGATTATCTGGTCAAGTGATGGATATATGAGATTCCATGCCTCTTCCTTGCGGTCCTGTTTAAGATAAAGATTTGCCAGATACTTTTTCGCAATAACATTTGAAGGATCAAGTTCTATAAGCTTCTTCAGTTCACCTTCGGCTAATGATACATTGCCACCTTCTACAAGGACATTCACATACTGGGTGAGAAGATTCACATCATCAGGTGAGGTTTCAAGCAACCTCTTCAGGGTTTCAATCGCACCACGGTAATTACCCTGTTTCTGGTAAATCTCTGAAAGACCGAGATTTGCACCTCTCTCAGAAGGATTAATGGATATTGCTTTCTCATAATAATCCCTTGCTTTGTTAAGATCACCTGAATCCTGATAAAGCCTTCCTATTACACTGTACTGCTTCGCTGCCTCACCAGATAGACCCTCTTTATAAAAAAGGTCGGCCACCTTTATCCTCATCTGAAGATTGGAGGGGGAGAGGTTAAGAATTCTCTGATAAACATTAGCAAGCTCATCTCTCTTTTTTTCCCTGGCGAGCATATCAGCAGCAACTAGATAATACTTAATTGCCTCCGGCGTTAAACCCTTTTCCTCGCTCAGCTCACCAAGGGCGATGGTAGCCCTGTAATCGGAAGGATTTAGATTGAGTAATTTTTTATAAATTGCTTTAGCCTTATCGTAAAAACCCTGATCTCTGTATATTCTGGCACCGCGATGGTATATATCGACTGCTTTTCTTGTATCTCCTTTTTTGAGATAAAGATCTCCGAGCATATTGTAGATATTACCATCTTCTAAATCCAGCAGCTTTTCAAACTCAGAGATGGCTTTATCTATCTGGCCTTTCGCTAGATGTCTCTGCGCTTCCTTTATAATACCTGATTTATCCATTTTTTATAATATATCACATATGCGATCATTCTTAAAAGTGCTTCTTGAAAGTTTTATATCTTAATCTGCATAATTAATTATGATAAAGAAGTTACCAGACTTTCTTCCAGAAGGGCTCTATTTTATTGATGACGATCTTAGGATAAGATACGCAAATCCTGAGTTTGAAAGGCTAACCGGTTCAAAAAATGTAGTTGGAAAAGAGCTTAAAAGTGATCTAATTAGATATCAGGATGAGGCGGGTCACGCCCTGGAACTCTATGAGTTTCCAGCCTTCCTATGCTACCAGACTAAAAAAGAGGTAAGAAAAAATCTTTACATTATATCAGCTGGTGAAAGGATTCCTGTGGAGGAGAGGTGCAGACCAGTTTTTAAGGGTGAAAAATTAAGGGGTGTACTTTCTATAATAAAAGATCTCAATCAGGTGGTATCAGTAATTGAAAAAAATCTCTCAGAAAAAAGGCGCCAGAGCCTTATTCCCATCTGTGCATGGTGCAAGAAGGTAAGAACAGGCGATGATTTCTGGGAAAGCATAGAAAGTTATCTCATAAACTCAGGAGCAGGTAACATCACCCATGGTATTTGCCCTGATTGTGCAGAAAAGATATTTGAAAAAAAGGTCTACCTTGAAAGCTATCAGGATATATGCAGGGCAATAAGCAGCAGTCTCTCACTTAAGGAAGTCCTAAATCTAATAGTTACAAATGTTGTGAAGGTTCTAAAAGTAAAGGCCTGCATGCTAAGGCTTCTCAATAAGGAGACCAATAGACTTGAGGTGGCAGCACATTATGGATTGTCTGAAAAGTACATAAATAAAGGTCCGGTGGATTTTGACCAGACCATAAAGGAGTCGTTACAGGGTAAAACAATATCAATTTATGATATCACTCGCGATGAACAGGCAAGATACAGAAAAGAGGCAGAGCAAGAGGGTATAAAAAGCATTATCTCTGTTCCAGTAAAAGCCGGTAAGGAGATTCTTGGTGTACTGAGACTTTATACCTCAGAACCTGTACTATATCTAGAGGAAGATCTGAGATTCATACCGGCTATTGCCGTACAGGCATCTATTGCAATAGTAAATGCCAGGACTTTTGAACTTTCCCTTACTAAGGCGAAGGAATATCTGAGGGTATTTGAAGAGGTCACAAAGGCTGTAACATCAAAGCTAGAACTCCAGGATGTTCTCGATACAATTGTTAAAAAATTACCAGCTGTAATGGGTCTAAGGGCCGCAACGATAAGACTCTTAACTGAAGATGGCTCAAAACTAATACTTGTTGCATCTCATGGATTAAGCAGAAGGTATCTTGAACGAGGTCCTGTAGACCTTGAAGAAAATGTAAAAGAAGCACTTCAAGCAAAACCTGTTGCGATATCCGATGTCACGGTTGATCCAAGGGTAAAATATCAAAAAGAAGCTGAAGAGGAGGGGATAAAAAGCATGCTAACACTACCAATCATTGCCAGGGGCAAGGTTATAGGTATTCTCAGACTTCTGACAGATGTTCAGAGGCAGTTCTCTGAAGAAGAGATAAATTTTGCTGCATCTCTTGCAGAGGTATGCGGAATTGCTATTGATAATGCAAGGTTTTACAATAAAAAACCTTTACTTTAAGAGAAGTGACTTAACAACAGGTAAAATACCGCTACTGTTCTCTTTGATCACTTCATTCTGGCATAATTAATGCTAATAAAATAAATTTGCGGTCTTGACAGACCTTAACATACTGTATTAAGCTTTTTATGTTTCTGAATCTTAAAAGAAAGGGGGTGAAGAAAAAATGAGAATTATAGCAGTTATTGCAATGCTCG encodes the following:
- the cimA gene encoding citramalate synthase; this translates as MKRIEIYDTTLRDGAQSEDVSFSVEDKLRITEKLDEFGIPFIEGGWPGSNPRETEFFKKAKKLKLKNSKLVAFGSTCRPRHRPSEDALMKELLEASTEVITIFGKTWDFHVKEALRCTLDENLKLIFDSISYLKKRVPLVFFDAEHFFDGYKRNPDYALKCIKEAESAGADRIILCDTNGGSLPGEIAEIVRAVKKEIKIPIGIHAHNDSDCAVSNSIIAVQEGAVQVQGTINGLGERCGNANLCSVIPNLQIKLGYRCLSDENLRKLRDVSRFVNEIANLRHFKRQPFVGDSAFAHKAGVHVSAILKNPETYEHIRPELVGNSQRVLLSDLAGKSNIIRKAQEFGIRLNTDSPELKDLLSTLKELENQGFQFEAAEASFELLMKKHLGLYRKFFELLGFRVIVEKRKDGSEPFSEATIMVKVAGHIEHTAATGDGPVNALDNALRKALERFYPALKNVKLHDYKVRVLQPGKGTAAKVRVLIESGDEHERWGTVGVSENIIEASWQALVDSIEYKLLKIKQ
- the pyrF gene encoding orotidine-5'-phosphate decarboxylase: MLVKERIILALDTYEPEYALQLVDRFSEDIEIFKVGLELFAAGGPDIVQNIIKRGKKVFLDLKLHDIPNTVSRTAKIATRLGVFMLNMHASGGLEMMRRTRDTVVETCLKENLPRPRLIGVTLLTSLSPEAVRNELCIPHSIRTHVKHLSRLAFNAGLDGVVASGQEIETIKNHCGKNFLVVVPGIRMSWNPPDDQNRTVTPREAFRAGADYIVLGRAIMREEDPLKALRLVLLDLMATG
- a CDS encoding DUF3553 domain-containing protein: MRLYLRVGDRVRHRKNHEWGVGEVIEERHSILEGGFCFVRIIFEDGIERTFINDLDNELCCYYYGIILI
- the dcd gene encoding dCTP deaminase gives rise to the protein MNDRWIREMAKKGMIEPFSPEQVREGVISYGISSYGYDMRIADEFKIFTNINATVVDPKNFDSRSLVDFKGDVCIIPPNSFVLGYSVEYFRIPRDVIVICLGKSTYARCGLVVNVTPLEPEWEGHVTIEISNTTPLPAKIYANEGIAQLIFLKGIEVCEVSYADKTGKYQSQKGITLPKV
- a CDS encoding cation:proton antiporter, with product MDVSDFFLKLLVILLSAKLFAELFALMNLPTVLGEVVAGIIIGPSLLGIIVPDATFYLLAEIGILLLLFEVGLETDVGQLVKVGLQSSLVALTGVLLPALAGFWISNQIFHLPFIVSLFIGGTLVATSIGITVRVLVDLKKQHTKIAKIVLGAAVLDDIAGVIILAVLYDFAVTGKIEIINTAKVMGFITVFLLIAPLFTKLLVPVISRLSSISRTKGMIPTIIVSLILGLAVISHGVGAPEILGSFAAGIALARRFFLPLGATIEHYSHELAERIEVNMKPIIDLFVPVFFVIVGASINLKVIDFTSPLFWQIALLLTLGAVTGKMLSGIWVRGGIKAKLSTGIAMVPRGEVGLIFAEVGKKSGIFDDTIYAVMVFVVALTTLFAPLLLRYSMKGEK
- a CDS encoding aspartate kinase, yielding MLIVQKYGGTSVASVERIKSVARRVVRTADEGHRIVVVVSAMAGETDKLIKLAHEVSDSPSDREMDLLLSSGERITTALTAMAIQALGKKAIALTGRQMGIITEPVHTKARIERIEADRAKKALDEGYIVVVAGFQGITENDDVTTLGRGGSDLTAVAIAAALNADLCEIYTDVDGVYTTDPNIVPEARKLDRISYEEMLELASLGAKVLQTRSVEFAMKYNVPVVVRSSFNDNPGTLVTKEDKDMEKVVVSGVAYDKNQSKITIKAVPDRPGIAAKLFKAIADANIVVDMIVQNVSSDGKAADISFTVPKTDAKKALAITEGIAKELGAQGVDMREDIAKVSIVGVGMRTHSGVAAKMFETLANHGINIMAISTSEIKVSCLIEAKYTELAVRVLHEAFELGKAANL
- a CDS encoding aminotransferase class IV is translated as MIDLSSIPWRTLLYGEGVFETILWRGKTEKLLRHYRRLRNSADFLKIPCPSFEEFFEKIERETGGKRDLYVKFCLFSSGDTRYDVLPDNYKIMVIVKPYRRLKNVRLTLSPFRRNSRDPLVYHKTINYLFNILVKRKAVTEGFDDAVILNERDEVTECSSSNIIIIKDGIFMTPAIECGLLRGTTLSALMERFDIKEVRAGIQELMDADFLIITNSISGAVPVTGFMDIEFPVAHEIIDEFNRIIEEENREWS
- a CDS encoding anthranilate synthase component I family protein yields the protein MVLIVNGRWLGKSGDTFYRLRAKKIFFLTDLEELRRLLFRGREYFIIISYDLTSELLDLKIKKSILPPIILIEIGDPEEVLPVISPYFLNLLSLTLEDHAFKERVIKIKELISDGTIYQINLTNRFDFKFNGAPESLFYNFHLNQPVPYSFYLHTGDFYIISGSMELFLEKQEKVIRSKPIKGTASSARELIHSEKDRAENLMITDMMRNDLGMIAEPGSVRVTELFKITEYRTLFQMHSTVEAVTKSDFINIIKATFPPASVTGAPKKKAVEVIECLEPHPRSYYCGCGGMLRSDGDFVLSVLIRTAIGSSDRLSYYTGCGIVWDSEPEKELSELYLKLKAFYRQEIMHSERHYLAARVS
- a CDS encoding GTPase domain-containing protein, whose translation is MALFNYATKEIILKIVYYGPGLSGKTTNLEVLHKSFSPESVGKLISLSTEADRTLFFDFLPIELGRIKDFTLRFQLYTVPGQVRYNSTRKLVLKGADAVVFVADSQRQMREQNIESFQNMRENLIENNIDPDDIPVVLQYNKRDLPDILSVQELNNDLNLRWYPYIEAVAINGTGVKETFQAVTELLIKHLSKKYSIKMKEAGIIEVTPPVQAKEGPALTEEKRAPAIDSHSIIEDIYTELKRLSERIEKIEKIVIEKNQKALTSESIESQLIQIQKNLSELYKSHRDMIIQLRTVYDILSKARLEKKGIFF